Proteins encoded together in one Pseudomonas arsenicoxydans window:
- a CDS encoding cobyric acid synthase yields the protein MTTLMVQGTTSDAGKSTLVTALCRWVTRQGVRVVPFKPQNMALNSAVTADGGEIGRAQAVQAQAANLEPHTDMNPVLLKPNSDTGAQVIIHGRAVTTMNAVAYHDYKAIAMQAVLASHARLSAAYPVVMVEGAGSPAEINLRAGDIANMGFAEAVDCPVVLIADINRGGVFAHLVGTLELLSPTEQARVKGFIINRFRGDIALLQPGLDWLEARTGKPVIGVLPYVMDLHLEAEDGIDQRQTDKADQVLNVVVPVLPRISNHTDFDPLRLHPQVNLQFIGPGEAIPSADLIILPGSKSVRSDLAYLRANGWDAAISRHLRYGGKVLGICGGLQMLGEHVHDPLGLEGAPGSSAGLGLLAFETQLEEEKQLRNVRGRLVLEDAEVSGYEIHAGVTTGSALENAVVQLDDGRCDGAQSADGQIMGTYLHGLFESPAACSALLRWAGLQDVQDVDYHGLRERDIERLADLVEKHLDTSLLRELCGI from the coding sequence ATGACTACGTTGATGGTGCAGGGCACCACGTCCGATGCCGGCAAAAGCACGCTGGTGACGGCGCTGTGTCGTTGGGTCACGCGTCAGGGCGTGCGTGTCGTGCCGTTCAAACCGCAGAATATGGCGCTCAACAGTGCCGTGACCGCCGACGGTGGCGAAATCGGCCGCGCCCAAGCGGTGCAGGCTCAGGCGGCTAACCTGGAGCCGCACACCGACATGAACCCGGTGCTGCTCAAACCCAACAGCGACACCGGCGCCCAAGTGATCATCCATGGTCGCGCGGTCACGACGATGAACGCCGTCGCCTATCACGACTACAAAGCCATCGCCATGCAAGCGGTGCTGGCCTCCCATGCACGATTGAGTGCGGCCTATCCGGTGGTGATGGTCGAGGGCGCGGGTTCGCCCGCCGAGATCAATCTGCGTGCCGGCGATATCGCCAACATGGGCTTTGCCGAAGCGGTGGATTGCCCGGTGGTGTTGATTGCCGACATCAATCGTGGCGGGGTTTTCGCGCATCTTGTAGGCACGCTGGAACTGTTGTCGCCGACGGAGCAGGCGCGGGTCAAAGGCTTCATCATCAACAGGTTTCGCGGCGATATTGCGCTGCTGCAACCGGGCCTCGACTGGCTGGAAGCGCGCACCGGCAAACCGGTGATCGGCGTGCTGCCGTATGTGATGGATTTGCACCTGGAAGCCGAGGACGGCATCGATCAGCGCCAGACCGACAAGGCAGACCAGGTGTTGAACGTGGTGGTGCCGGTGCTGCCGCGCATCAGCAACCACACTGATTTCGATCCGCTGCGCCTGCACCCGCAAGTGAACCTGCAATTCATCGGGCCCGGTGAGGCGATTCCTTCGGCTGACCTGATCATCCTCCCCGGTTCAAAAAGCGTGCGCAGCGACCTCGCTTATCTGCGAGCCAATGGCTGGGATGCAGCGATCAGTCGTCATTTGCGTTACGGCGGAAAAGTGCTGGGGATTTGTGGCGGTCTGCAAATGCTCGGCGAGCACGTCCATGATCCGCTGGGCCTCGAAGGCGCGCCGGGTTCCAGTGCCGGCCTGGGGTTGCTGGCGTTCGAAACGCAGCTCGAAGAAGAGAAGCAATTGCGCAATGTGCGCGGTCGTCTGGTGCTGGAGGATGCCGAAGTCAGCGGCTATGAGATTCATGCCGGCGTGACCACCGGATCGGCGCTGGAAAACGCCGTCGTGCAACTGGACGACGGTCGCTGCGACGGTGCGCAAAGTGCTGACGGGCAGATTATGGGCACGTACCTGCATGGTCTGTTTGAATCCCCGGCGGCGTGTAGCGCGTTGCTGCGCTGGGCGGGTTTGCAGGATGTGCAGGACGTGGATTACCACGGGTTGCGTGAGCGCGATATCGAACGGTTGGCGGATCTGGTGGAAAAGCATCTGGATACCTCGCTGCTGCGAGAACTCTGCGGGATTTGA
- the cobU gene encoding bifunctional adenosylcobinamide kinase/adenosylcobinamide-phosphate guanylyltransferase — protein sequence MLQLILGGARSGKSRLAEKLACDSALAVTYIATSQPLDGEMNERVAHHRARRPAEWALIEEPIELARVLRDSARADRCLLVDCLTLWMTNLLMLEDNQRLIAERDALLDCLASLPGEIIFVSNETGMGVVPLGELTRRYVDEAGWLHQALAERCQRVVLTVAGLPLTLKGTAL from the coding sequence ATGCTGCAACTGATCCTCGGCGGCGCCCGCTCCGGCAAAAGTCGTCTGGCCGAAAAACTCGCCTGCGACAGCGCGCTGGCCGTCACCTACATCGCCACCAGCCAGCCACTGGACGGTGAAATGAACGAACGGGTCGCTCATCACCGCGCCCGTCGCCCGGCCGAATGGGCGTTGATCGAAGAACCGATCGAACTCGCCCGCGTGTTGCGCGACAGCGCCCGGGCCGACCGTTGCCTGTTGGTCGATTGCCTGACCCTGTGGATGACCAATCTGCTGATGCTCGAAGACAATCAGCGTCTGATAGCCGAACGCGACGCTTTGCTGGACTGCCTGGCGTCATTGCCGGGTGAAATCATTTTTGTCAGCAACGAGACAGGAATGGGTGTCGTGCCGCTGGGCGAATTGACTCGCCGCTACGTCGATGAAGCCGGTTGGCTGCATCAAGCCCTGGCCGAGCGCTGCCAACGTGTCGTCCTGACCGTCGCCGGCCTGCCCCTGACTTTGAAAGGAACTGCGTTATGA
- the cobT gene encoding nicotinate-nucleotide--dimethylbenzimidazole phosphoribosyltransferase, with the protein MTQSWWLNPCKPIDAHAVEQAQARQQQLTKPAGSLGRLESVAVQLAGLQGQVKPSLDHLWIAIFAGDHGVVAEGVSAFPQEVTGQMLHNFVSGGAAISVLARQLGASLEVVDLGTVTPSLSLPGVRHLNIGPGTANFVAGPAMTPAQGELALQAGRDSVRRALAAGAQLFIGGEMGIGNTTAASALACALLDCPVVHLAGPGTGLNAAGVSHKAQVIERALALHGAQRGDALQTLFNLGGFEIAALVGAYLACAQEGIAVLVDGFICSVAALVAVRLNPECREWLLFGHRGAEPGHRHVLETLKAEPLLDLGLRLGEGSGAALAVPLLRLACDLHGQMATFAEAAVADRPA; encoded by the coding sequence ATGACTCAATCCTGGTGGCTGAACCCGTGCAAACCGATCGATGCGCACGCTGTTGAACAGGCGCAGGCGCGCCAACAGCAACTGACCAAGCCCGCCGGTTCCCTCGGCCGGCTCGAGTCGGTGGCGGTGCAATTGGCCGGGCTGCAAGGTCAGGTCAAGCCAAGTCTCGATCACCTGTGGATTGCCATTTTTGCCGGCGATCATGGCGTGGTCGCCGAAGGCGTGTCGGCGTTTCCCCAGGAAGTCACCGGGCAGATGCTGCACAACTTCGTCAGTGGCGGTGCAGCAATCAGCGTGCTGGCGCGCCAGCTCGGGGCTTCCCTGGAAGTGGTCGACCTTGGCACGGTGACGCCGTCGTTGAGTTTGCCGGGCGTGCGTCATCTCAACATCGGCCCGGGCACTGCCAATTTCGTCGCAGGCCCGGCCATGACGCCGGCCCAGGGCGAACTCGCCTTGCAGGCTGGCCGTGATAGCGTGCGGCGTGCGCTCGCGGCGGGTGCGCAGTTGTTTATCGGCGGCGAAATGGGCATCGGCAACACCACGGCGGCCAGCGCGCTGGCGTGTGCCTTGCTCGATTGCCCAGTGGTGCATCTGGCCGGCCCCGGCACCGGATTGAACGCGGCGGGTGTCAGCCATAAAGCTCAGGTCATCGAGCGTGCCTTGGCCTTGCACGGCGCTCAGCGCGGTGATGCCTTGCAGACGCTGTTCAACCTCGGTGGTTTTGAAATTGCGGCACTGGTTGGCGCGTACCTGGCGTGTGCCCAGGAAGGCATCGCGGTGCTGGTGGACGGCTTTATTTGCAGCGTCGCCGCATTGGTGGCCGTGCGCTTGAATCCTGAATGCCGTGAATGGCTGTTGTTCGGTCATCGTGGTGCTGAGCCGGGCCACCGTCATGTGCTGGAAACCCTGAAAGCCGAACCCCTGCTGGACCTTGGCCTGCGCCTGGGCGAGGGCAGTGGGGCAGCATTGGCCGTGCCGCTGTTGCGCCTGGCCTGCGATCTTCACGGGCAGATGGCAACCTTTGCCGAAGCGGCAGTGGCGGATCGTCCGGCATGA
- the cobC gene encoding alpha-ribazole phosphatase family protein: MTLRLDLLRHGETELGGGLRGSLDDALTSEGWEQMRAVVVEQGPWDRLISSPLQRCARFAEELGVKSGLPVVLDKDLQELHFGAWEGQSAAALMETDAEALGLFWADPYAFTPPDGEPVADFSKRVLAAVERLHAAYAGERILLISHGGVMRLLLAQARGLPREQLLNVEVGHGALFSLSVEAGVTLKEAL, translated from the coding sequence ATGACGCTGCGCCTGGACTTGCTGCGCCACGGTGAAACCGAACTGGGCGGCGGTTTGCGCGGCAGCCTCGATGATGCGCTGACCAGCGAGGGCTGGGAGCAAATGCGCGCGGTAGTGGTCGAGCAGGGGCCGTGGGATCGACTGATCAGTTCGCCGTTGCAGCGCTGCGCGCGGTTCGCTGAAGAGCTGGGGGTGAAATCGGGTTTGCCGGTGGTGCTGGATAAAGATCTGCAAGAACTGCACTTCGGCGCCTGGGAAGGGCAAAGTGCAGCGGCATTGATGGAGACCGATGCCGAGGCGTTGGGTCTGTTTTGGGCTGATCCTTATGCGTTCACTCCGCCTGACGGTGAACCGGTGGCGGATTTTTCCAAGCGCGTATTGGCCGCTGTCGAGCGGCTGCACGCTGCGTATGCGGGCGAACGGATCTTGCTGATCAGCCATGGTGGCGTCATGCGTCTGCTGCTTGCTCAAGCGCGGGGGTTGCCGCGTGAGCAATTGCTCAACGTTGAAGTCGGCCACGGTGCGCTGTTCTCGCTGAGCGTCGAGGCGGGCGTGACCCTCAAGGAAGCCCTCTGA
- a CDS encoding adenosylcobinamide-GDP ribazoletransferase, with translation MLPFWIALQFLSSLPIRLPGMPAPQELGRSLLFYPLVGLLFGVILWALNALLLGAPLLLHTALVLTVWVLLSGALHLDGLADSADAWLGGFGDRERTLTIMKDPRSGPIAVVTLVLVLLLKFTALLALIEQQHSVWLIIVPLIGRSAMLGLFLTTPYVRAGGLGQALADHLPRLAGKQVLAVSALACVLIAGFSGVWALVLAGGMFVWLRQVMLRRLGGTTGDTAGALLELLEMAVLVGLALA, from the coding sequence ATGTTGCCGTTCTGGATCGCCCTGCAATTTCTCAGCAGTTTGCCGATTCGTCTTCCGGGCATGCCTGCGCCTCAAGAGCTCGGACGTTCGTTGCTGTTTTATCCGCTGGTCGGGCTGCTGTTCGGCGTCATTTTATGGGCGCTGAACGCGCTGTTGCTGGGCGCGCCGTTGTTGCTTCACACCGCGTTAGTGCTGACGGTTTGGGTATTGCTCAGCGGCGCGTTGCACCTGGACGGACTGGCCGACAGCGCCGATGCGTGGCTCGGTGGTTTCGGCGACCGTGAACGCACGCTGACGATCATGAAAGACCCTCGCAGCGGACCTATCGCGGTGGTGACGCTGGTGCTGGTGTTGCTGCTCAAGTTCACAGCGTTGTTGGCGTTGATCGAGCAGCAGCACAGCGTTTGGCTGATCATTGTTCCATTGATTGGCCGCAGCGCGATGCTGGGCTTGTTCCTGACCACGCCGTACGTGCGTGCCGGCGGCCTGGGTCAGGCGCTGGCCGATCATCTGCCGCGCTTGGCGGGTAAACAGGTGTTGGCGGTCAGCGCGCTGGCGTGTGTGCTGATTGCCGGTTTCAGCGGCGTCTGGGCGCTGGTGCTGGCGGGCGGGATGTTCGTCTGGTTGCGGCAGGTGATGCTGCGGCGATTGGGTGGGACAACCGGGGACACCGCAGGCGCATTGCTGGAGTTGCTGGAGATGGCGGTGCTGGTGGGACTGGCGTTGGCCTGA
- a CDS encoding MarR family winged helix-turn-helix transcriptional regulator, which yields MLDSQCLCINLRRAARGVSRHYDGALDGFGINVAQYSLLCNLQRLNEPSISTLAEAMGLDRSTLGRNLRVLEGEGLVALVEGEDMRNRIVRLTEAGAQRLAAALPAWEAAQQRLIDRLGAEKRETLLRLLDELA from the coding sequence ATGCTCGACTCCCAATGTTTATGCATCAACCTGCGTCGCGCCGCCCGTGGCGTCAGCAGGCATTACGACGGCGCTCTCGACGGCTTCGGGATCAACGTCGCCCAGTATTCTTTGCTGTGTAATCTGCAGCGACTGAATGAACCGAGTATTTCCACCCTGGCCGAAGCCATGGGGCTGGACCGCAGCACCCTGGGGCGCAATCTTCGGGTGCTGGAGGGAGAAGGCCTGGTGGCATTGGTCGAAGGCGAGGACATGCGTAATCGCATCGTCCGGCTGACCGAGGCGGGTGCACAACGCCTGGCTGCAGCCTTGCCGGCCTGGGAGGCGGCGCAACAGCGGTTGATCGACCGTTTGGGCGCCGAGAAACGCGAAACCTTGCTGCGATTGCTGGACGAACTGGCCTGA
- a CDS encoding MFS transporter translates to MTSMWRTCGWVLVGSALILALSLGVRHGFGLFLAPMSAEFGWGRETFAFAIALQNLIWGLAQPFTGALADRFGAAKVVLIGGVIYAMGLVFMGLSDSAVTLSLSAGLLIGIGLSGTSFSVILGVVGRAVPPEKRSMGMGIASAAGSFGQFAMLPGTLGLIGWLGWSAALLVLGLLVALIIPLVSMLKDKPLPVLGHEQTLPEALREACSHSGFWLLAFGFFVCGFQVVFIGVHLPAYLVDQHLPATVGTTVLALIGLFNIFGTYTAGWLGGRMSKPRLLTGLYLLRAVVIALFLWAPVTTTSAYLFGMAMGFLWLSTVPLTNGTVATLFGVRNLSMLGGIVFLFHQLGSFLGGWLGGVVYDRTGSYDLIWQVAILLSLMAAALNWPVRERPVARLQTQMSAI, encoded by the coding sequence ATGACATCGATGTGGCGTACGTGTGGTTGGGTTTTGGTGGGGAGTGCGCTGATTCTGGCGTTGTCTTTGGGGGTTAGGCACGGTTTCGGGCTGTTTCTGGCGCCAATGAGCGCCGAATTTGGCTGGGGGCGTGAGACGTTTGCGTTTGCCATTGCCTTGCAGAATCTGATCTGGGGTCTGGCGCAGCCCTTCACGGGGGCATTGGCCGACCGCTTTGGCGCGGCGAAAGTGGTGTTGATCGGCGGCGTGATATACGCCATGGGCCTGGTGTTCATGGGCCTGTCCGACTCGGCGGTAACCTTGTCCCTGAGTGCCGGCCTGTTGATCGGCATCGGTCTGTCCGGCACTTCGTTCTCGGTGATCCTCGGCGTGGTCGGTCGAGCAGTTCCGCCGGAGAAACGCAGCATGGGCATGGGCATTGCCAGCGCCGCCGGTTCTTTCGGCCAGTTCGCCATGTTACCCGGTACGCTGGGGTTGATCGGCTGGCTCGGCTGGTCCGCCGCCTTGCTGGTGCTGGGCCTGCTCGTGGCGTTGATCATTCCGCTGGTGAGCATGCTCAAGGACAAACCGTTGCCGGTGCTTGGCCATGAGCAAACCCTGCCCGAAGCGTTGCGCGAAGCCTGTTCCCATTCGGGTTTCTGGTTGTTGGCGTTCGGCTTTTTTGTCTGCGGCTTCCAGGTGGTGTTCATCGGCGTGCATTTACCGGCCTATCTGGTGGATCAGCACCTTCCGGCCACGGTGGGCACTACGGTGCTGGCACTGATCGGCTTGTTCAATATCTTTGGCACGTACACCGCGGGCTGGCTCGGCGGACGCATGTCCAAGCCACGTTTGCTGACGGGGCTGTACCTGCTGCGAGCGGTGGTGATTGCGCTATTTCTGTGGGCACCGGTCACCACGACCAGCGCGTACCTGTTCGGCATGGCGATGGGCTTCCTGTGGCTGTCGACTGTGCCGTTGACCAATGGCACCGTGGCCACCTTGTTCGGGGTGCGAAACCTGTCCATGCTCGGCGGGATCGTTTTCCTCTTCCACCAGCTCGGCTCGTTCCTCGGCGGGTGGTTGGGCGGGGTGGTGTATGACCGAACCGGGAGCTATGACTTGATCTGGCAAGTGGCGATTCTCTTGAGTCTGATGGCGGCGGCCCTGAACTGGCCGGTGCGTGAGCGACCAGTTGCGCGTCTGCAAACCCAGATGAGCGCGATATGA